The DNA region GTGTTCGTCGAGGGGTGCTCGGCGCCGCGGATGGGCAGTCCCGGGATCGGGCCGGTCGCGCCGAACGTCTCCAGGAGCTCCATCTCGGCCTCGATGACGCCGGCCAGGCGGCGTACGCCTTCTCGGATCCGCTCCGGGGTGGGGTAGCAGTAGGAGATCCGCATCGACGAGGCGCCGAAGCCGTCGGCGAAGAAGCCGGTGCCGGGGACGTACGCCACGCGGGCGGTGACCGCGCGGGGCAGCATCGCCTTGCAGTCGATTGCGGAGGGGAGCGTCAGCCAGACGAAGAAACCGCCCTCGGGCTTGGTCCAGGTGCAGGCCGCGGGCATGTAGTCCTCGAGCGCGTCGAGCATGGCGTCGCGGCGCTCGCGGTACATCTCCCGCATCTCCTTGATCTGGCCCTGCCAGTCGTGGTTGGAGAGGTAGGCGGAGACGGCCATCTGGTTGAACGGCGGCGGACAGAGCGTCGCCGACTCCTGGGCGAGGACCAGCTTCTCGCGGATCGCCGAGGGAGCCAGCGCCCAGCCGACGCGCAGGCCGGGGGAGAACGTCTTGGAGAAGGAGCCGAGGTAGATCACTCCCGGGTCCTGTGCGCGCATCGCCGGGCGGGGCTCGTCGTCGAAGCCCAGGAGACCGTAGGGGTTGTCCTCGAGCACCAGGATGTCGTGGCGACGGCAGATCTCGAGGATCTCGGTGCGGCGCTCGGGCGTCATGGTGACGCCGGTCGGGTTCTGGAAGTTCGGGATCGTGTAGAGGAACTTCACCCGGCGGCCCGAGGCCTTGGTGGAGACGATCGCCTGCTCCAGCGCGCTCGGGATGAGGCCGCTGGCGTCGACCTCGGCATGCACCACGTCGCACTGATAGCCCTTGAAGACACCGAGGGCCCCGACGTACGACGGGGCCTCACAGATCACGACGTCGCCGGGGTCGCAGAAGACACGGGTGACCAGGTCGACGGCCTGCTGGGAGCCGACGGTGACGACGACGTCGTCGGGATGGGCCTCGATGCCCTCCAGGCGCATGACCTCGCAGATCTGCTCGCGTAGGACGGGGTCGCCCTGGCCGCCGCCGTACTGCAGCGCGGTCGGGCCCTGGCTCAGGACCAGGTCCTTGATCGAGTCGCCGACCACGTCCAGCGGGAGGCTGGAGATGTTGGGCATGCCGCCGGCCAGCGAGACGACCTCCGGGCGCGCTGCGACTGCGAAGAGAGCTCGCACCTCCGAGACCGTCATGCCTGCCGTGCGGGCGGCGTAGCGGTCGGCGTAGGGGTCGAGGCGGGATGATGTTGCGCGCTGGGGAAGATCAGTCATGGTGTCACCATCATGAAGGATCGCATACGCTGGTGACAGACCCTTAACCGATGATCAAGGGTGAGACATGGCACGCAGGATCCTTCCGCTGACGCTGGACCTTTTCGCCGAGGTCCCGGCGCCGTGCCGCGCCTGTCTGTTCTGGGAGCGCGACCCCGTCGGCCATCGCCGCGTCGACGCCTCGCAGACGATCGCGCTCAAGGAGGCGTGGATCTCCGAGGTGCTCCGCGAGTGGGGATCGTGCGGCCGGGTGGCGGTCGTGGACGGTACGCCGGTGGGCTTCGTGCTCTACGCGCCGCCGGTCTTCGTCCCGCGGGTGGCCTCGTTCCCCTCCGGGCCGGTCTCCGCCGACGCCGTGCTGATGACCACCGTGTGGATCGACCCGCGTCGTGCGGGCGGTGGGATCGGCCGGATGCTCGTCCAGGGAATGGCGCGTGACCTGGTGCAACGCGGTGAGTTCCGGGCCATCGAGGCCTTCGGCGACGTCGGGCCGCTGAGCGGCATCCATGGCCGCCGCTGCGCCGCTCCGGCCGACTTCCTCGGGCGCGTGGGCTTCAAGACCTATCGCGAGCATCCGACCGTGCCGCGGATGCGGATGGACCTGAAGCAGACGGTCACCTGGATCGACGACTTCGAGTCGGCCTGGGAGCGGTTGCGGGAGGTCGTACGTCCCCGCAGCCATCCGTCGCCGGCCTCGACCGAGCTGCATCGCGACAGCGACTGATTGTTTCCCGTGAAACGGTGGTCGAGCCTGTCGAGACCACCGACCCCCGAAATGACACTGGCCCGCCCCTGCAACAGGGGCGGGCCAGCGGGTGACAGCTGGTGTCAGCCGATGAACTCCTGCAGCTCCTTGAGGAGCGCGGCCTTCGGCTTGGCGCCGACGATGGACTTCACGACCTCGCCGTTCTGGTAGACGTTGATGGTCGGGATGCCGGTCACGCGGTAGTTGGAGGGGGTGACCGGGTTCTCGTCGACGTTCATCTTGGTGAAGGTGACCTTGTCGCCGTGCTCGCCGGCCAGCTCCTCGAGGATCGGGGAGACCTGGCGGCACGGGCCGCACCACTCGGCCCAGAAGTCGACCAGTACGGGCTTGTCGGACTTCAGAACGGTCGAGTCGAACTCGGCGTCGGTCACGGCGGTCATGTTGTCAGCCACGATGGGTTCCTTCTCGGTAGGGACGGGTTTAGGAGGTCTGTGGTCAGAACGCTGGGCTTGTGTCGCGCATTCCCGCTACAAACGTACGAGACGTCAGGCCGAGACAGCCGCAGCGGCCTCGGCGTGGGCCTGGTGAGCGAGGAACTTCTCCGCGTCGAGCGCGGCCTGGCAGCCGGTGCCGGCGGCGGTGATCGCCTGGCGGTAGACGTGGTCGACCAGGTCACCGGCGGCGAAGACGCCCTCGATGTTGGTGGCGGTGGAGCCCTCCTTGGTCAGGACGTAGCCCTCGTCGTCGAGGTCGACCTGGCCGGTGAGCAGCTCGGACCGCGGGATGTGGCCGATCGCGATGAACAGGCCGGAGCACTCGAGGTCGCGGAGCTCGCCGGTCTTGGTGTCCTTGACGGTGATGCTCTCCACGGAGAGCTCGCCGTTGATGGACTCGACCACGGAGTTCCAGGCGATCTCGAGCTTCGGGTCGGCGAAGGCACGCTCCTGCATGATCTTGGAGGCGCGCAGCTCGTCGCGGCGTACGAGCAGGGTGACCGAGGAGCCGAAGCGGGTCAGGAAGAGGGCCTCCTCCAGCGCGGAGTCACCGCCGCCGACGACCACGATGGGCTTCTGGCGGAAGAAGAAGCCGTCACAGGTCGCGCACCAGGACACGCCCTTGCCGGAGAGCTCGTCCTCGCGGGGCAGGCCGAGCTTCTTGTAGCCCGAGCCGGTGGCGAGGATGACGGCCTTCGCGTAGTGGGTGTCGGTCGCGGTCTTGATGACCTTGACCGGCCCGGTGAGGTCCATCTCGACCACGTCGTCGGGCTCGAGCTCGGCACCGAAGCGCTCGGCCTGGGCACGCATGTTGTCCATCAGCTCCGGGCCCATGATGCCGTCACGGAAGCCGGGGAAGTTCTCCACCTCGGTGGTGTTCATCAGGGCGCCGCCGGCGGTCACCGAGCCCTCGAAGACGAGCGGCTGCAGTCCGGCGCGGGCGCTGTAGACCGCTGCGGTGTAGCCCGACGGGCCGGAACCCACGACGATCACGTTGCGGGGTTCGGTCGGGGACGACGGGGTCGGCATCAATGGCTCCTCAGGTGTGGCTGGCGAACTGCACAACAGATCGTAGGCCACGTACATTCCTGGGCCCTGAACGCCGAGACCTGACTCTCGTCAGGAGACGGGGGTGCCGAGGACCTGGACTTCCTTGACCTCGGCGCGGTAGCCGCCGTCGACCTGGGGCAGGCCGGTCATCCACACGAGTACGTAGCTTCCCTCTGGAGCGTCCTCGACCTTGATCTCGCCCTCGGCGCCCACGCTGCCCTTCGCGGCGGGGGCACCGCTGGGGTCAGCGCTCCACGGGGAGTCACCGACGTAGATCGCGATGTCGGTGGGCTCACCGATCATGTTGAACTTCAGGGAGTCGATGGCGTATTCGCCCTTGAGGTTGAGGACCAGGCCGACGCCGGGCTTGAGTGAACGCGGACCATCGCCGATCTGGTCGTTGTAGCGGGCCGTACGCCACGCCAGGCCCTTTGTGTCGCCGTCGACCACGAGGTCGACGAGGTCCGGGGTCTCGGTGGGCGGCTCGCCGTGAGGGTCGAGGTCCTTCGCGGTGATGTCCTTGATGGCGGTCGGCTTGGCCGCCGCTGGGTTGTCTCCGCCGCCGTTGCTCCCGGTGCCGGGGTTCTCCGCGGTGGTGTCGGGGTCGTCGCCGACGATGTTCCAGGCGATCGAGCCGGCGATGAGGACCAGGACCACGAGGGCGACACCCATCGCGATGCGGAGCCAGTTGGCGCCGGGCTTCTGGTTGTAGTCCGGCTCCTCGGCGATCGGTACGTTGGCGCCGGTCCAGGGGCCCTGCCAGCCGTTGTAGGAGGCGTCCGGGGCCACCGGGCGCCGCGCGGCGGCAGGCGCCTGCTGCGGGCGCGCCGGCGGAGGCGTGTAACCCGGGGTCTCGTCGGCGAAGAGCGGCTTCGACGGGGTCGGGTCCTGCATCGGCGGCGGGGAGGCCGGACGCTGACGCTGGGGACGTACGACGTCGGGGGCCACGCCGATGGCGTTCGACACCGCCGGCGCCTCGGCGGGCTCGAGCTTGGCTGGCGGGGCCATCGCCTGGGTGTCCTCGTCGATGGCGGAGGGCCGGTTGAGCGGCGCGGTCGGCTCGCCGGAGAAGCCGGCGAGCGCGGAGTGGAGCTCGGCGGCGGTCAGCGGCGGCATGTCGGCACCGCTGCCCAGCACCCGGTCGCACAGGTCGTCGAGCGGCCGCGGCACCCCGGCGCGTACCTGCCGGGGACGGAGCACGCGGCCGTGGTCGCGCGGCGCGGGCGGCATCGAGGACAGGGTCTCGCCGGCCCACTTGCCGGTGAGGGCGGCGTAGAGGACGCCGACGGCGTCGACGCGGTCGCGGCGCTGCGAGTCACGCGTGTCGGGGTCGATCCCGTGCAGCGCTGCGTCGACACCGAAGCCGATGACGCGCACCGCGCCGAGGTCGTCGAGCAGCACGGCCTCGGGGTTGAGCCGGCCGTGGGCGTGGCCCTGGTCGTGGGCCAGGACCAGCAGGTCGGCGACCTCGGAGGCGATCCAGGCGGCCTGCTGCGGCGGCAGCGGACCACCGGCGGCCAGCGCGTTCTCCAGCGACGCGCCCTCGCCCCACTCGTTGACGACGTACGCCACCTGGTCGGTCTGGGCGGCGTCGAGGACGCGCAGCATCCGGGGGTCACCGACGGCGGCGGAGTTGCGGGCCGCGGCCATCAGGCGCGGCGCGCGCTCGTCGCGGGCGTCGAGGACGTGCACGGCAACCGGGCGTCCGAGCACCGCGTCCTGGGCACGCCAGAAGCGTCCCTCACGGGACTCGCTCAGCAGATCCGTCAGCTGGTATCTGCCGGCGAGGACGTCGCCTGATTGCGTGAACTCCATATCGGACCCATTCTTTCAGACCTTGCCAGACAGTGATGAGGCTGTCCGATGGTGGTCAAGGGCAGGTGCTCAACGGCGCAGCCGTCGGGCGACCTGTTGCACCATCGCGGTCAGCTCCTTGACCTGGGCAGCCTGCGCCCCGAGGAGCAGCATGCCGAGATGCAGCGCCCCGACGATAGCGGCCCCGATCAAGGCCAGCACCATCGTCGGCTCGTCGTTGATCAGGCCCAGCCCGGTGCGCAGCAGCCACGCGGCGGCAGCGGCGACGACCGTCACCATGACCAGGCGGGCGAGGAACGCGAGCAGCCCGCGACCGTCCAGGTCGCCGAGGGTGCGCTTGAGCACGACGTACGAGACGACGGAGCCGACCAGGTAGGACAGCGAGTAGGCGCCGGCCAGGGCGGCGGCGGTGTGCTCGGCGGAGAACGCCCGGGTCAGCAGCAGCGCGGCGACGATGTTGGTGGTGGCGACCGAGCACTGGATGAAGAAGACGGTGCGGTTCTGCTCGAGCGAGTAGAAGCCGCGCAGCAGCAGGTAGTGGATCGTGTAGAAGACGAGTCCGGCCGCGAAGACGGACAGCGTCGGGGCGTACGTCTTGAACGCGTCGGCGCCGGCGCCGTAGCCGAACAGGATGTGGGCGATGTCCTCCGAGAGCACCGGGAGCAGCGCGGCGATCGGGATCACGATCGCGAGCGCGTTGCGCAGCTGCCGGGACAACGTACGTCCCAGCTCGGGCAGCTCGCCGGCGGCGCCGTGGCGCGACAGGATCGGCAGGATCGCCGTCGCCAGCGAGACGGTGATGATCGAGTGGGGCACCTGGGTGACCAGGAAGCTGTTGGAGTAGACGGTGTAGCCGGTGCCGTCGGCGGCCGAACCGGTCGAGGCGAGCCTCGTCACGATCGTGTAGGCGATCTGGTTGACGACCACGAACAGCACGGTCCAGATGCCCAGCTTCGCGGTCTGGGAGAGCCCGGCGCCGCGGAAGTCGAAGCGGGGGCGGAAGCGTACGCCGGCCTTGCGCAGCACCGGCAGGAGCAGCAGGAACTGGAGCGCGATGCCGAGCGTGGAACCGAGGCCCAGGAGCGTCTCCTCGGCGGAGGTGTAGCCGCCGGAGTTCGAGGGGCCGAAGACGACCAGGTAGATCACCAGGGTCGAGATCGCGATGATGTTGTTGGCGATCGGGGCCCACATCATCGGGCCGAAGCTGCCGCGGGCGTTGAGCACCTGCCCGACGAGCACGAACATCCCGTAGAAGAAGACCTGCGGGAGGCACCAGCGGGCGAAGTCGATGGTCGACTCGAGCTGTGCCTCGTGGTCGGCGGAGTACCAGTCGGCGCCGAGGTAGAGGCGCATCAGCAGCGGAGCCCCGAGGACCAGGATGATGGTTACGGCGCCGAGGAAGAGCCCGGCGAGCGTGATGATCCGGTCGGTGTAGGCCGCGCCGCCGTCCTCGTCGTTCTTCTGCGCCTTCACCAGCTGCGGCACGAGCACCGCGTTGAAGACGCCGCCCGCCAACAGGATGTAGAGCATGTTGGGGACGGTGTTGGCGATGTTGAAGACGT from Nocardioides luteus includes:
- a CDS encoding GNAT family N-acetyltransferase, whose protein sequence is MARRILPLTLDLFAEVPAPCRACLFWERDPVGHRRVDASQTIALKEAWISEVLREWGSCGRVAVVDGTPVGFVLYAPPVFVPRVASFPSGPVSADAVLMTTVWIDPRRAGGGIGRMLVQGMARDLVQRGEFRAIEAFGDVGPLSGIHGRRCAAPADFLGRVGFKTYREHPTVPRMRMDLKQTVTWIDDFESAWERLREVVRPRSHPSPASTELHRDSD
- a CDS encoding aminotransferase-like domain-containing protein, whose product is MTDLPQRATSSRLDPYADRYAARTAGMTVSEVRALFAVAARPEVVSLAGGMPNISSLPLDVVGDSIKDLVLSQGPTALQYGGGQGDPVLREQICEVMRLEGIEAHPDDVVVTVGSQQAVDLVTRVFCDPGDVVICEAPSYVGALGVFKGYQCDVVHAEVDASGLIPSALEQAIVSTKASGRRVKFLYTIPNFQNPTGVTMTPERRTEILEICRRHDILVLEDNPYGLLGFDDEPRPAMRAQDPGVIYLGSFSKTFSPGLRVGWALAPSAIREKLVLAQESATLCPPPFNQMAVSAYLSNHDWQGQIKEMREMYRERRDAMLDALEDYMPAACTWTKPEGGFFVWLTLPSAIDCKAMLPRAVTARVAYVPGTGFFADGFGASSMRISYCYPTPERIREGVRRLAGVIEAEMELLETFGATGPIPGLPIRGAEHPSTNTQ
- the murJ gene encoding murein biosynthesis integral membrane protein MurJ — encoded protein: MTATEQRSGGSSVLANSAVMAAGTMFSRLSGFLRSALLVAALGSGLHADVFNIANTVPNMLYILLAGGVFNAVLVPQLVKAQKNDEDGGAAYTDRIITLAGLFLGAVTIILVLGAPLLMRLYLGADWYSADHEAQLESTIDFARWCLPQVFFYGMFVLVGQVLNARGSFGPMMWAPIANNIIAISTLVIYLVVFGPSNSGGYTSAEETLLGLGSTLGIALQFLLLLPVLRKAGVRFRPRFDFRGAGLSQTAKLGIWTVLFVVVNQIAYTIVTRLASTGSAADGTGYTVYSNSFLVTQVPHSIITVSLATAILPILSRHGAAGELPELGRTLSRQLRNALAIVIPIAALLPVLSEDIAHILFGYGAGADAFKTYAPTLSVFAAGLVFYTIHYLLLRGFYSLEQNRTVFFIQCSVATTNIVAALLLTRAFSAEHTAAALAGAYSLSYLVGSVVSYVVLKRTLGDLDGRGLLAFLARLVMVTVVAAAAAWLLRTGLGLINDEPTMVLALIGAAIVGALHLGMLLLGAQAAQVKELTAMVQQVARRLRR
- the trxA gene encoding thioredoxin, which encodes MADNMTAVTDAEFDSTVLKSDKPVLVDFWAEWCGPCRQVSPILEELAGEHGDKVTFTKMNVDENPVTPSNYRVTGIPTINVYQNGEVVKSIVGAKPKAALLKELQEFIG
- the trxB gene encoding thioredoxin-disulfide reductase, producing the protein MPTPSSPTEPRNVIVVGSGPSGYTAAVYSARAGLQPLVFEGSVTAGGALMNTTEVENFPGFRDGIMGPELMDNMRAQAERFGAELEPDDVVEMDLTGPVKVIKTATDTHYAKAVILATGSGYKKLGLPREDELSGKGVSWCATCDGFFFRQKPIVVVGGGDSALEEALFLTRFGSSVTLLVRRDELRASKIMQERAFADPKLEIAWNSVVESINGELSVESITVKDTKTGELRDLECSGLFIAIGHIPRSELLTGQVDLDDEGYVLTKEGSTATNIEGVFAAGDLVDHVYRQAITAAGTGCQAALDAEKFLAHQAHAEAAAAVSA
- a CDS encoding protein kinase family protein, producing MEFTQSGDVLAGRYQLTDLLSESREGRFWRAQDAVLGRPVAVHVLDARDERAPRLMAAARNSAAVGDPRMLRVLDAAQTDQVAYVVNEWGEGASLENALAAGGPLPPQQAAWIASEVADLLVLAHDQGHAHGRLNPEAVLLDDLGAVRVIGFGVDAALHGIDPDTRDSQRRDRVDAVGVLYAALTGKWAGETLSSMPPAPRDHGRVLRPRQVRAGVPRPLDDLCDRVLGSGADMPPLTAAELHSALAGFSGEPTAPLNRPSAIDEDTQAMAPPAKLEPAEAPAVSNAIGVAPDVVRPQRQRPASPPPMQDPTPSKPLFADETPGYTPPPARPQQAPAAARRPVAPDASYNGWQGPWTGANVPIAEEPDYNQKPGANWLRIAMGVALVVLVLIAGSIAWNIVGDDPDTTAENPGTGSNGGGDNPAAAKPTAIKDITAKDLDPHGEPPTETPDLVDLVVDGDTKGLAWRTARYNDQIGDGPRSLKPGVGLVLNLKGEYAIDSLKFNMIGEPTDIAIYVGDSPWSADPSGAPAAKGSVGAEGEIKVEDAPEGSYVLVWMTGLPQVDGGYRAEVKEVQVLGTPVS